From one Triticum aestivum cultivar Chinese Spring chromosome 4B, IWGSC CS RefSeq v2.1, whole genome shotgun sequence genomic stretch:
- the LOC100682403 gene encoding alanine--glyoxylate aminotransferase 2 homolog 1, mitochondrial: MAASLLRRAASGRGRCPSPAESLRRLVSSEAAPEQALPRPLPEMRPFEHRPSPYAGMGGAEILEKRKKFLGPSLFYYYQKPLNIVEGKMQYLYDEQGKRYLDCFGGIVTVSCGHCHPDIVKAVQEQTKLLQHTTTIYLHHAIVEFAEALASKMPGNLKVVYFVNSGTEANELAMLMARLYSGNLGMVALRNGYHGGSAGTIGLTGLQTWKYPIPQGEIHHVMNPDPYRGAFGSDAAAYAREVEEHINFGSSGRVGGFIAETFQGVGGTVELAPGYLKSVYDTVRKAGGVCIADEVQSGFGRTGSNYWGFQTQDVIPDIVTMAKGIGNGLPLGAVVTTPEIASVMAQKIQFNTFGGNPVCSAGGLAVLKVLDKEKRQAHCADVGVHLVERLKSLQQKHEIIGDVRGRGLMLGVELVTDRTEKTPAKAETALLFEKLKDLGVLVGKGGLHSNVFRIKPPMCFSKDDADFLVDAMDYAMSGF, from the exons atggccgcctcgctgcttcGCCGCGCGGCCAGCGGCCGCGGGCGGTGTCCCTCGCCGGCGGAGTCGCTGCGGAGGCTGGTGTCCTCGGAGGCGGCGCCGGAGCAGGCCCTGCCGCGGCCTCTGCCGGAGATGCGGCCGTTCGAGCACCGGCCGAGCCCGTACGCCGGGATGGGCGGCGCCGAGATCCTCGAGAAGCGGAAGAAGTTCCTTGGCCCCTCCCTCTTCTACTACTACCAGAAGCCG CTCAACATCGTGGAAGGGAAGATGCAGTACCTGTACGACGAACAAGGCAAGAGATACCTCGATTGCTTCGGAGGCATAGTCACGGTGTCATGTGGCCATTGCCACCCTGATATTGTCAAGGCCGTGCAGGAGCAGACCAAGTTGCTTCAGCACACCACCACCATATACTTGCATCATGCCATCGTCGAGTTTGCCGAGGCGCTTGCCTCCAAGATGCCAGGCAATCTCAAG GTTGTGTACTTCGTCAATTCTGGGACCGAAGCGAATGAATTGGCAATGTTGATGGCTCGGCTGTACAGCGGGAATCTCGGTATGGTTGCATTGAGAAATGGATACCACGGTGGGAGTGCTGGAACAATAGGTCTCACGGGTTTGCAGACGTGGAAGTACCCGATTCCTCAG GGTGAGATTCATCATGTCATGAATCCGGATCCTTACCGTGGAGCTTTTGGGTCTGATGCTGCAGCTTATGCCAGGGAAGTCGAAGAACATATAAATTTTGGCAGTTCAGGAAGGGTTGGAGGTTTTATCGCAGAAACTTTCCAA GGTGTAGGAGGTACTGTTGAACTAGCTCCTGGATACCTGAAGTCGGTATATGATACTGTCCGGAAGGCGGGTGGTGTCTGTATAGCTGATGAAGTCCAAAGTGGTTTTGGACGTACTGGAAGTAACTACTGGGGATTCCAGACGCAGGATGTCATCCCTGACATTGTAACGATGGCAAAG GGAATCGGCAACGGTCTACCACTCGGTGCAGTTGTAACAACTCCTGAGATTGCAAGCGTGATGGCTCAGAAGATCCAGTTCAACACATTCGGTGGGAACCCTGTCTGTTCTGCTGGTGGATTGGCTGTTCTTAAGGTTCTCGACAAGGAGAAACGGCAGGCGCATTGCGCAGATGTCGGCGTTCACTTGGTGGAACGTCTGAAATCTCTTCAGCAGAAGCATGAAA TCATTGGAGATGTCAGAGGAAGGGGGCTGATGCTTGGGGTGGAGCTCGTCACTGACAGGACGGAGAAGACTCCGGCCAAGGCTGAGACCGCTCTTCTGTTTGAGAAACTCAAAG ATCTTGGCGTTCTAGTCGGCAAAGGCGGTCTGCACAGCAACGTTTTCAGGATTAAACCACCGATGTGCTTCTCAAAGGACGATGCAG ATTTCTTGGTGGACGCCATGGACTACGCCATGTCAGGGTTCTGA
- the LOC123093324 gene encoding nuclear pore complex protein NUP96, producing MAVDAMFPVLRFSDYFTRPSVEELVEREAADPGYCSRVPDFVVGRVRYGQVKFSGSTDVRGLDLNEIVKFGRHSVVVYRDEAGKPAVGHGLNKAAEVTLKLDLSTLPKPGLLVELLRCRAKKQGARFLSFNPVNGSWKFEVDHFSRFGLVDEEDDDVAMDEPAVRQPIAEARDPPSNGHELELSHSLPAHLGLDPAKMQEMRMALFPNDEEDEDMEDGFPSDHRHLSRERMNVDSPNTSGKGPRMRSPSPLHGSSQKFGRRYGVLARKEPHALLEYNVNSTELGASSHGILMSGKNKGFPVRMTKVEGFKLPAEQATPVAGKVYSNCVVDAALFMGRSFRVGWGPNGILLHSGSPVNTPGTGLSSVIHIEKVAGDKVVRDEQNKVKEELAELCFSDPMDLHKRLDREILETESDSFKLKLQKVVASRLVLPDICRSYIDIIERQLEISDLSMPSRVLLMHQVTVWELIRVLFSEREAGGQLEFCGDEDQEGMMLDKKEGSVNIDPEALPLVRRADFSNWLQDSVCHRVQGEVGSLSDARYLEHIVLHLTGRQLDTATEIAASKGDVRLAILLSQAGGSMLNRSDVAQQLDLWKINGLDFDYIEEDRLKIYELLAGNIQGALLDSPIDWKRYLGLIMWYQLSPDTSLDIIIRCYHQLLGEGKVPNPVPVYIDEGPLEEALQWSPGDRFDISFYLMLLHANQDEKFGLLKTMFSAFSSSYDPMDYHMIWHQRSILEAIGAFSTNDLHVLDLSFVHQLLCLGKCHWAIYVILHMPHLDDAPYIHEKLIREILSQYCEIWSKDGAQRQYLAELGIPAEWIHEALALYQEYYGDRQGALGNYIQCGNWKKAHTIFMTSVAHSLFLSSKHQEIFDITSALENHKSEIADWDVGAAIYIDYFNIKNSMQEESTMDNDSDPLESKHELCKSFFDRLNDSLGIWGSKLPIEARVCFSKMAEELCELLMSCPGEGSAPDLFMRCFQTMLNAPVPNDDRASYLQEAVSVFTDILCGDSF from the exons ATGGCTGTCGACGCCATGTTCCCTGTCCTGCGCTTCTCCGACTACTTCACTCGGCCGTCGGTCGAGGAGCTGGTCGAGAGGGAGGCGGCTGACCCGGGCTACTGCAGCAGGGTTCCAGATTTCGTCGTCGGCAGGGTGAGGTATGGGCAGGTTAAGTTCTCTGGCAGCACCGATGTGAGGGGGCTGGACCTGAACGAAATCGTCAAGTTTGGCCGCCATTCTGTGGTGGTTTACCGGGACGAGGCTGGCAAGCCGGCCGTAGGGCATGGCCTCAATAAAGCTGCAGAGGTGACCCTGAAGCTGGATTTGAGTACACTTCCGAAACCCGGCCTCCTAGTTGAGTTGCTAAGGTGCCGCGCGAAGAAGCAAGGTGCTAGGTTTCTCTCGTTCAATCCTGTGAATGGTAGCTGGAAGTTCGAGGTCGATCACTTCAGTAGGTTTGGGCTTGTGGACGAGGAGGATGATGATGTTGCCATGGATGAGCCGGCTGTACGACAACCGATTGCTGAAGCAAGAGACCCACCTTCAAATGGGCATGAACTGGAGCTTTCGCATTCGTTGCCTGCTCATCTTGGGCTTGACCCTGCAAAGATGCAGGAAATGCGGATGGCATTGTTTCCCAATGATGAGGAAGACGAAGACATGGAGGATGGCTTTCCATCTGATCACAGACACCTCAGCAGAGAAAGGATGAATGTGGATTCACCCAACACAAGTGGTAAAGGTCCGAGGATGAGGTCTCCGTCTCCTTTGCACGGTTCTTCTCAGAAATTTGGAAGGAGATATGGTGTGCTTGCAAGGAAAGAACCACATGCACTGCTGGAATACAATGTAAATTCTACAGAGCTTGGTGCATCTTCTCATGGTATTCTCATGTCTGGAAAAAACAAGGGATTTCCGGTGAGAATGACCAAGGTAGAAGGCTTCAAACTACCAGCTGAGCAAGCAACTCCTGTTGCTGGGAAAGTATATTCTAACTGCGTAGTGGATGCTGCTTTATTTATGGGTAGATCATTTCGAGTTGGTTGGGGACCAAATGGCATCCTTCTCCATTCTGGCAGTCCTGTCAATACTCCTGGAACTGGCCTTTCTTCTGTTATTCACATAGAGAAAGTTGCAGGTGATAaagttgtgcgtgatgagcagaacaaagttaaagaggagctggcAGAACTATGTTTCTCAGATCCAATGGACCTCCATAAGAGGCTTGACCGCGAAATTCTGGAAACTGAGTCTGACTCGTTTAAATTAAAGCTTCAGAAAGTTGTGGCAAGCCGTTTGGTTTTGCCAGATATTTGCAGATCATATATTGATATCATCGAAAGGCAGCTTGAAATCAGTGATTTATCCATGCCTTCACGTGTGCTGTTAATGCATCAAGTTACAGTTTGGGAGTTAATTAGGGTCCTGTTCTCAGAGAGAGAAGCTGGCGGCCAGTTGGAATTTTGTGGTGATGAGGATCAGGAGGGCATGATGTTGGATAAGAAAGAAGGTTCTGTGAACATTGACCCTGAAGCACTTCCTTTGGTTAGGAGAGCAGACTTTAGCAATTGGTTACAGGACAGTGTTTGTCATCGGGTACAAGGAGAGGTAGGTTCTTTAAGTGATGCCAGATACTTGGAGCATATTGTTCTGCATTTGACTGGTCGACAATTGGACACAGCCACAGAAATTGCTGCTTCAAAGGGCGATGTCCGCTTGGCAATCCTGCTAAGCCAGGCAGGTGGATCGATGTTAAATCGCTCGGATGTTGCTCAGCAGCTGGATCTGTGGAAAATAAATGGTCTGGACTTCGATTATATTGAGGAAGACAGGTTAAAGATATACGAGTTGCTTGCTGGTAACATACAAGGCGCTTTACTTGATTCACCAATCGACTGGAAAAGGTACCTTGGTTTAATCATGTGGTATCAGTTGTCACCAGATACATCACTTGATATTATCATTCGGTGTTATCACCAACTACTTGGTGAGGGCAAAGTTCCAAATCCTGTTCCTGTATACATCGATGAAGGACCTCTCGAGGAAGCACTTCAGTGGTCCCCAGGTGACCGGTTTGACATATCTTTTTATTTAATGCTTCTTCATGCAAACCAAGATGAGAAGTTTGGGCTTCTAAAGACTATGTTCAGTGCATTCTCGTCATCATATGATCCCATGGACTACCATATGATCTGGCATCAACGATCTATTCTCGAAGCTATTGGTGCTTTCAGTACAAATGATCTTCATGTACTGGATTTGAGTTTTGTCCATCAGTTACTATGTCTTGGGAAGTGCCATTGGGCTATCTACGTCATTCTGCATATGCCACATCTGGATGATGCCCCTTACATCCACGAAAAGTTAATTAGGGAAATCTTGTCGCAGTATTGTGAGATATGGAGCAAAGATGGGGCTCAGAGGCAATATCTTGCAGAACTTGGTATACCAGCAGAATGGATACATGAGGCTCTG GCTCTTTATCAAGAATACTATGGAGATCGACAAGGTGCACTGGGGAATTATATTCAATGCGGCAATTGGAAGAAAGCTCATACCATTTTCATGACATCTGTTGCTCATTCTTTGTTTCTGTCAT CCAAACATCAAGAAATCTTTGACATTACAAGTGCTTTGGAGAATCACAAATCTGAAATTGCTGACTGGGACGTTGGTGCTGCAATATACATAGACTATTTCAACATAAAAAACTCCATGCAAGAAGAAAGTACTATGGACAATGATTCA GATCCACTTGAGAGTAAACATGAATTGTGCAAGAGTTTCTTCGATCGATTAAATGACTCGCTGGGTATCTGGGGAAGCAAATTACCCATTGAGGCAAG GGTATGCTTCTCGAAGATGGCAGAGGAGCTCTGTGAGCTTCTAATGAGTTGCCCCGGCGAGGGTTCGGCGCCAGATCTCTTCATGCGCTGCTTTCAGACGATGCTCAACGCCCCTGTCCCCAATGATGACAGGGCGTCCTACCTGCAGGAGGCGGTCTCTGTTTTCACCGACATACTCTGCGGGGACTCATTCTAG
- the LOC123089235 gene encoding uncharacterized protein, translated as MADIAMLVAEEHEKRLKRGAPRVAADEEASKGKVNFGAVTKVWGSWAESAAAAASGVKVHVAVLVRSDLVAAEPRSPVARAAFDGFFSA; from the coding sequence ATGGCGGACATCGCGATGCTGGTGGCGGAGGAGCACGAGAAGAGGCTCAAGCGAGGGGCGCCCCGCGTCGCCGCCGACGAGGAGGCGTCCAAGGGCAAGGTGAACTTCGGGGCGGTGACCAAGGTGTGGGGCTCCTGGGccgagtccgccgccgccgccgcgtccgggGTCAAGGTGCACGTCGCGGTGCTCGTCAGGTCCGACCTGGTGGCGGCCGAGCCCAGGAGCCCGGTCGCCCGGGCAGCCTTCGACGGCTTCTTCTCTGCTTGA